One window of the Podospora pseudocomata strain CBS 415.72m chromosome 7, whole genome shotgun sequence genome contains the following:
- the TEL1 gene encoding Serine/threonine-protein kinase tel1 (EggNog:ENOG503NVFA; BUSCO:EOG0926009O; COG:B; COG:D; COG:L; COG:T) has product MARVKGYSNEPLNFKELAAQLVHSTATQRKEALDSLLEFFKTAEKGGPQSQKVSPFDDKSYHSIYEALFRCTVLEKASYFTSKKSARASATANARLEKCAEVLKLAVRHGASRIKRKTARAIIDHITQVLQGPDDTYITPLLKDYAKALCTFLQNSANVENLSAFSGESWDTCVDFCVEALSRYLEVGGNDSGSRTSPAPTLRASSVGLSSQGGNQIGSQVALDFLSCLNYLVAAPNAPVLRRAGEISRIILQILQLRQMKIGELHKVAFSALNRIFTRTQTDDIALSKRLVMTLTPLLSHWWQPRALSRDAMLNSIRDEMLKTIYASHLYLESILRESTDQSFLQDVEELMDALWSDYSRREERARLQLDDITFTGMLLPSDHPTTGVFSLRPYNTGGEQNWALLENLATLEAIYARSSNKPFSQQEPENDQPRKRRRMVNTPNRLHQKLNSQDPAVQLTALQLVPFLSRQKLLTIEEATEAITDLSKYVTAKQGVVASWAMIACSSLTSHEVCRDASLSHTWKQLWQLGVRSVSLAPTTRAASIFLDSVIKASLIPRHEWAGDVNHMIITADISGPAILVDSSLKLMLSLLRLRNTMSPNASQATTSHVIRWVFVKWNPAELTYASLHSVHTAPFDLANLLRGCFGMPALKMGAPLRLFGGAIVQFWKKQSQAYPLMRYLLLLEDETTSATTLMAEPEDVILPEEQQEQTVDPTGSHTAKRLTLELLYPKLEELHQITESWQKRGSDGVAPVAISADRLQSMMLACLVGATLLPELVNLNSSMSKDLESTLFEVIDGAFRVILAAPQIDEFFELVLTTVVPFIPPFVESQVAALRKEQSHLLKLYSKLSIALQEKAQKEAFGRSMDAMDIDDEFESQTSQSSAVSKGKTLARRDSLLCWTPEAFYLETTLRVHYLEIIRQDEGELGHVPEAMMEQLLSLEKEQLLTCRVFMKELFSCGWMARLKTVVRVFETVGGIISEDEFSCCEVALCTCIDVMDGFIYFWTDQKLEEAIGRMVGDLYHYLVKSSLPNNSMSPVVQGVFSGLLFHILEVRSGYAGDLGLPSARSTLLGVCQEGGMEVKYEIGKGLPGVFGLYVLKTHDDIFLDVLDSLPTDPSMEEGIAYRLFVLAELACRWPTLLRRCIYHIFETPGKIVRSVRYAGWCLRRISKELKLSGPEELFRLFAPQLLYTWLDENSLEDIPFEIFGFKSLQDLLAEGQTEATAIMIMRGQETEALELAKMLGLTLQELVKRNFTKIIAYCIAHDVSVQRGEGQITGEKRLIKILIKEGFLEQIHLNFADIIATCFETFDQEDPIEKAFRRNEGLGYAADIIEMIKEYGHLPTKLPPNQQPCFRAKYLPIEMLHLLSRTPYELDQIWTPALVVFIARKLLNTIHPALGPLHACSVLRKIRVLICLAGPTALTAYPLEMLLHSIRAFVVDPECADDALGITQYLIIKGSDHLSKTPSFFAGYALSSLADLRVFLESSQSSTTQESQFRATKSKAQVFHDWFGKYLKGYESKILKENPEHLKAFRAITQSAAEIRVMGNAERGTNESNLLMEILKDWDRAESEGDELLNEPARGVALRMLCGQFGPAPKERGLDVIGEDEEAVKYKGVVWKSCMEEGGMGLSGEYLAWAGRVIGRGFAASGEVPGGLLKESRLEEYKTLSCKAGGKELGSSEEGLLNLMEQLTVSGDCLTAGLAEAALRTVFSDAAADNFQELVAACQRSLSEALADSLDWEPFRTPQSDLVKVEKVREQEVFSGAKLGEADWARKLTTLLAQAVPDDVTLRVLPPILTKVKGFAEQAFPFVVHLVLSYQLDKQQGVKRQLSEVMKEWLKNEEGGARENVKLLLNTILYLRTQPLAGEASIADRGHWLEVNLTSAAAAATRCGMFKVALLFAELASSEESRASRRSSAIREVEDSSEILLDIFENIDDPDAYYGLAQDASLSTVLARLEYENDGGKSLAFRGAQYDSHLRSRDAASKQDGQALIKALSSLGLAGLSNSLLQTQQSLDESSNSLDSTFTTARRLEIWNLPAPATNDNWAVTVYRAYQSMHQASDIEAVRGVVHDGLRGTIKHLTSKSLNTTSMRHQLGVLAALAELDDVLSITDPAEMKRGLQMFETRSKWMMSGRYEDVSQILSCRETTLSMWSQHHKLRAATIPPADARFAQIKGLLLSSDIFRFHRQHQETLNLSTTLTDLIQPSEAMGLNVDAAIRMEAANSLWDQGEMISSIRMLQAIDKDSSLKKQTIPVSRSDLLAKIGFQVSVARLESPDSTQKKYLEPALKELRGKNEGKEAGQVFHQFAMFCDEQLQNPDSLEDLARLQNLKKGKSDEVEQLKQLISSSRDSQTKSRYSSHLAKARQWLDLDQQELRRVEQSRTEFVKLSLENYLLSLAASDEHNNDALRFTALWLERSEEDATNEAVKRYIGKVPTRKFAPLMNQLSSRVQDQKTLFQNVLIDLIYRICVDHPYHGMYQIWSGARTKVNKDDDVAVSRQKATDRVAKALTRAEAVSAIWPAIDQTSRVYHMLAMDRDTNRFKQGSKIAIKDSQHGPSFLTTLSKYKIPPPTMQMELSPTCDYSHIPMIVKFDPYMAIASGVSAPKILTAIGSDGRRYKQLVKGGNDDLRQDAIMEQVFAAVSELLKLHRTTRQRNLGIRTYKVLPLTSSSGLIEFVSNTIPLHEYLMPAHEKYHPKDLKGSQCRKEISTAQTKTTEHRIAVYRRVTEKFHPVMRYFFIEYFPDPDEWFHKRTAYTRTTAAISMLGHVLGLGDRHGHNILLDTKTGEVVHIDLGVAFEMGRVLPVPELVPFRLTRDIVDGMGITKTEGVFRRCCEFTLDALREEAGSIQTVLDSLRFDTLYQWSISPVRMAKLQQNAREEEDGENEENEEAGGEKKGVKGNVNEPSEADRAIEVVKKKLSKTLSVMATVNDLIEKAGSVGNLAVLYSGWAAYA; this is encoded by the exons ATGGCACGTGTAAAGGGTTACAGCAATGAGCCTCTCAACTTCAAGGAGCTCGCCG CCCAGCTAGTCCATTCAACAGCCACGCAGCGCAAAGAAGCTCTTGACA GTTTGTTGGAGTTTTTCAAGACGGCAGAGAAAGGGGGGCCTCAGAGTCAGAAAGT TAGTCCCTTTGATGACAAGTCGTACCACTCCATCTACGAAGCCCTCTTCCGATGCACAGTCTTGGAAAAGGCAAGCTACTTCACTTCCAAGAAATCAGCCAGAGCCAGTGCTACTGCCAATGCCAGACTCGAAAAGTGCGCCGAGGTCCTCAAGCTGGCTGTCCGCCATGGAGCTTCACGGATCAAGCGCAAAACAGCCAGAGCCATCATCGACCACATCACACAGGTGCTCCAGGGACCCGATGATACCTACATCACACCTCTGCTCAAAGATTATGCCAAGGCTTTGTGCACATTCCTCCAGAACTCAGCCAATGTCGAAAATCTCTCCGCCTTTTCAGGTGAGAGCTGGGATACTTGTGTCGACTTTTGTGTCGAAGCTCTCTCTCGCTATCTCGAGGTAGGTGGAAATGATAGCGGCTCCCGCACCTCCCCGGCGCCAACTCTGAGAGCATCATCCGTCGGGCTTTCATCCCAGGGCGGAAACCAGATTGGTAGTCAGGTCGCTCTAGACTTTTTGTCATGCTTGAATTATCTGGTGGCTGCACCAAATGCACCGGTACTACGACGGGCAGGGGAAATATCCCGAATCATTCTTCAGATTCTGCAACTTCGCCAGATGAAAATAGGGGAGCTGCACAAAGTGGCCTTTTCTGCCCTCAACAGAATCTTTACTCGCACCCAGACCGACGACATTGCTCTTTCAAAGAGGCTTGTCATGACTCTGACCCCTTTGCTCTCTCATTGGTGGCAGCCGCGAGCCTTATCCCGGGACGCAATGCTGAATAGTATTCGCGATGAGATGCTCAAGACCATCTATGCTTCTCATCTTTATCTGGAGAGCATACTTCGGGAGTCGACAGACCAGTCTTTTCTTCAAGATGTGGAAGAACTTATGGATGCTCTTTGGTCGGACTACTCGAGGAGAGAAGAACGCGCAAGGCTCCAGCTTGATGATATCACTTTTACTGGAATGCTCCTCCCATCCGATCATCCAACCACTGGCGTCTTCAGCCTTCGTCCGTACAATACAGGAGGCGAGCAAAATTGGGCGCTTTTGGAGAATCTCGCCACCCTAGAGGCCATCTACGCCCGCAGCTCAAACAAGCCATTTTCGCAGCAAGAGCCCGAGAATGACCAGCCTCGCAAGAGGCGTCGAATGGTTAACACGCCAAACAGGCTCCATCAGAAACTCAATTCTCAGGATCCTGCAGTGCAGCTGACAGCATTACAACTCGTGCCTTTTCTGAGCCGCCAGAAGCTGCTTACTATCGAAGAAGCCACAGAGGCCATCACAGACTTGTCGAAATATGTCACGGCGAAGCAAGGTGTCGTGGCATCGTGGGCGATGATCGCATGCTCCAGCCTCACCTCCCATGAAGTTTGTCGAGATGCCTCCCTGTCTCACACCTGGAAGCAGTTGTGGCAGCTTGGTGTGCGGTCTGTCAGCCTGGCACCAACCACACGTGCTGCCTCGATCTTCTTGGACTCCGTGATCAAAGCGTCCCTGATCCCAAGACATGAGTGGGCCGGTGATGTGAACCACATGATCATAACCGCCGATATCAGCGGCCCTGCGATCCTGGTTGACTCTTCTCTCAAGTTGATGCTGAGCCTCCTGCGTCTACGCAATACCATGTCACCCAATGCCAGCCAAGCTACGACCAGCCATGTCATCCGATGGGTTTTTGTCAAGTGGAATCCAGCTGAACTGACCTATGCCTCACTTCATTCGGTACACACGGCTCCATTTGATCTGGCCAACCTCCTGAGAGGCTGCTTCGGGATGCCGGCTTTGAAGATGGGGGCTCCTCTCCGGCTCTTTGGGGGAGCGATTGTACAGTTCTGGAAGAAGCAAAGTCAAGCCTATCCGCTGATGCGGTatctgctgcttcttgaggaCGAAACAACATCAGCAACGACACTCATGGCTGAACCCGAGGATGTTATCCTGCCAGAGGAACAGCAAGAACAGACGGTCGACCCAACTGGGTCGCACACCGCGAAGCGCCTTACCCTCGAGCTACTGTATCCTAAACTGGAAGAACTTCACCAGATCACCGAGTCGTGGCAGAAGCGCGGGTCGGATGGTGTTGCGCCAGTTGCGATATCTGCGGATCGGTTGCAGAGCATGATGCTTGCTTGTCTTGTTGGCGCCACCCTCCTTCCAGAACTAGTCAATCTCAACTCTTCCATGTCCAAAGATTTGGAGTCGACACTTTTTGAGGTCATTGACGGCGCCTTCCGAGTCATTCTCGCGGCTCCTCAAATCGATGAGTTCTTTGAGTTGGTGTTGACGACGGTGGTCCCGTTTATCCCGCCCTTTGTGGAAAGCCAGGTGGCAGCGCTCAGGAAGGAACAGTCTCACTTGTTGAAGCTGTACTCGAAGCTGTCGATTGCTCTTCAGGAAAAGGCTCAAAAGGAGGCTTTTGGACGGAGCATGGATGCTATGGACATTGACGACGAGTTTGAGTCCCAGACGAGCCAGAGTTCGGCTGTGTCAAAGGGGAAAacgttggcgaggagggataGTCTTTTGTGTTGGACCCCTGAGGCGTTTTATCTCGAGACGACGCTGAGGGTGCATTACCTGGAGATTATCAGgcaggatgagggggaaCTGGGGCATGTACCAGAAGCGATGATGGAGCAACTGCTGAGTTTGGAAAAGGAGCAGCTGTTGACTTGTCGGGTGTTTATGAAGGAGTTGTTTTCTTGTGGGtggatggcgaggttgaagactgtggtgagggtgtttgAGACGGTTGGGGGAATTATTTCGGAGGATGAGTTTTCGTGCTGTGAGGTGGCGCTTTGCACGTGCATTGatgtgatggatgggtttaTTTACTTTTGGACGGATcagaagttggaggaggcgattgggcggatggtgggggatCTTTATCATTACCTTGTCAAGAGCTCGCTGCCGAACAACTCGATGAGTCCGGTTGTGCAGGGGGTGTTTAGTGGGCTGCTTTTTCATATACTGGAGGTGAGGTCGGGGTATGCGGGGGATCTGGGGTTGCCGAGCGCGAGGAGCACgttgttgggggtgtgtcaggagggggggatggaggtaAAGTATGAgattgggaaggggttgccgggggtgtttgggttgTATGTGCTTAAGACGCACGATGACATTTTCCTGGATGTGCTGGACAGCTTGCCTACCGATCCGTCGATGGAAGAGGGGATCGCGTATaggttgtttgtgttggCGGAATTGGCGTGTAGGTGGCCGAcgctgttgaggaggtgtATTTATCACATCTTTGAGACGCCGGGGAAGATTGTGAGGAGTGTGAGGTATGcggggtggtgtttgaggaggatatcGAAGGAGTTGAAGTTGAGCGGGCCGGAGGAGCTGTTTCGGCTGTTTGCGCCGCAGCTGCTTTATACGTGGTTGGATGAGAACTCGCTTGAGGATATCCCGTTTGAGATCTTTGGGTTCAAGAGCCTGCAGGATTTGCTGGCGGAGGGGCAGACGGAGGCGACGGCGATTATGATTATGAGGGGGCAGGAGACTgaggcgttggagttggCCAAGATGCTGGGGTTGACGCTGCAGGAGCTGGTCAAAAGGAACTTTACAAAGATCATTGCGTATTGCATCGCGCACGATGTCAGTGTgcagaggggggaagggcaGATcacgggggagaagaggctgATCAAGATTCTTATTAAGGAAGGGTTTCTGGAGCAGATTCACCTCAATTTTGCCGACATTATTGCAACGTGTTTTGAGACCTTCGACCAGGAGGATCCGATCGAGAAGGCGTTTAGACGGAATGAAGGGCTTGGGTATGCGGCGGATATTATTGAGATGATCAAGGAGTATGGCCATTTGCCTACGAAGCTTCCGCCGAATCAGCAACCGTGCTTTAGGGCGAAGTATCTCCCCATTGAGATGCTTCACCTTTTGAGCAGAACGCCGTATGAGTTGGATCAGATTTGGACGCCAgcgttggtggtgtttattGCTCGGAagctcctcaacaccatTCACCCGGCCCTTGGTCCTCTTCACGCCTGCTCGGTTCTGCGCAAGATCAGAGTGTTGATCTGCCTTGCTGGTCCTACAGCACTTACCGCCTACCCGTTGGAGATGCTCCTGCACTCCATCCGGgccttcgtcgtcgaccCCGAGTGCGCAGACGATGCGCTGGGCATCACGCAGtacctcatcatcaaaggCTCTGACCACCTCAGCAAAACCCCATCCTTCTTCGCGGGCTATGCGCTCTCGTCCCTGGCCGACCTGAGGGTATTTTTGGAATCCTCCCAGTCGAGCACAACTCAGGAGTCCCAGTTCCGAGCCACAAAGTCGAAAGCCCAGGTGTTTCATGATTGGTTTGGGAAGTATCTCAAGGGGTATGAGAGCAAGATTCTAAAGGAGAACCCCGAGCATCTCAAAGCTTTCAGGGCGATCACTCAGTCGGCGGCGGAGATCAGAGTCATGGGCAACGCAGAGAGGGGAACGAATGAGAGTAACTTGCTCATGGAGATCCTGAAAGATTGGGACAGGGCTGAGAGCGAGGGTGATGAGTTGCTAAATGAACCTGCTCGTGGTGTTGCCTTGAGGATGCTGTGTGGGCAGTTTGGGCCTGCGccgaaggagagggggttggatgttattggggaggatgaggaggctgtcaagtataagggggtggtttggaagAGTTGtatggaggagggagggatggggttgagtgGCGAGTACTTGGCctgggcggggagggtgattGGGCGTGGGTTTGCCGCTAGTGGGGAAGTTCCTGGGGGGCTGTTGAAGGAGAGCAGACTGGAGGAGTACAAGACGTTGAGTTGTAAAGCGGGTGGGAAAGAACTAGGGAGTTcagaggaggggttgctgaATCTGATGGAGCAGTTGACTGTCAGCGGGGATTGTTTGACTGCTGGGCTGGCGGAGGCAGCGCTGAGGACTGTGTTCAGTGACGCGGCTGCTGATAACTTCCAGGAGCTTGTGGCAGCTTGCCAGCGGAGTTTGAGTGAAGCTCTGGCGGATAGTTTGGATTGGGAGCCGTTCCGGACGCCGCAGTCGGATCTGGTCAAGGTGGAGAAGGTAAGGGAGCAAGAGGTGTTTAGTGGGGCGAAGTTGGGAGAGGCGGACTGGGCGAGAAAGTTGACGACGTTGTTGGCGCAGGCGGTGCCGGATGATGTTACGCTGAGAGTGCTGCCCCCGATATTGACCAAAGTCAAGGGGTTTGCGGAGCAGGCTTTTCCGTTTGTGGTGCACTTGGTGCTGAGCTATCAGCTGGATAAACAGCAGGGTGTGAAGAGGCAGCTTTCGGAGGTGATGAAGGAATGGTTGAAGaacgaggaggggggggcgagggagaatgTGAAGTTGTTGCTCAACACGATTCTGTACTTGAGGACGCAGCCACTTGCCGGGGAGGCTTCCATTGCAGATCGGGGGCATTGGTTGGAGGTTAATCTGACGAgtgcggctgctgctgcgacgaGGTGTGGAATGTTCAAGGTTGCGTTGCTGTTTGCGGAACTGGCTTCGAGCGAGGAgtcgagggcgtcgaggagGTCATCGGCGAttagggaggtggaggattcgAGCGAAATTTTGTTGGATATCTTTGAGAATATTGATGATCCGGATGCGTACTACGGGCTGGCACAGGATGCTTCGCTGAGTACGGTGTTGGCCAGGTTGGAGTATGAGAATGACGGTGGGAAGAGTCTTGCTTTCAGGGGGGCGCAGTATGACAGTCATTTGAGGAGTCGAGATGCTGCCTCGAAACAGGATGGGCAGGCGCTTATCAAGGCGTTGAGTAGTTTGGGTCTGGCCGGGTTGTCGAACTCGTTGTTGCAGACGCAGCAGAGTCTGGATGAGTCTTCTAACTCGCTGGATAGCACTTTtacgacggcgaggaggctGGAAATCTGGAATTTGCCGGCACCGGCGACAAATGATAATTGGGCGGTGACGGTGTATAGAGCGTATCAGAGTATGCACCAGGCTTCGGATATTGAGGCTGTCAGGGGTGTTGTTCATGATGGGCTTCGGGGGACCATCAAGCACTTGACCAGCAAGAGTCTCAATACGACGAGCATGAGGCACCAGCTGGGTGTGCTGGCTGCTTTGGCGGAACTAGATGATGTTCTCAGTATCACTGACCCGGCTGAGATGAAGAGGGGACTTCAGATGTTTGAGACGAGGTCGAAGTGGATGATGAGCGGACGGTATGAGGACGTCAGTCAGATCCTGTCTTGTCGGGAGACGACATTGAGTATGTGGAGCCAGCATCACAAACTGAGAGCGGCAACTATCCCACCAGCAGATGCCCGGTTTGCTCAGATTAAAGGACTGCTGCTGTCATCTGATATCTTCCGTTTCCACCGACAGCACCAAGAGACGTTGAATTTGTCAACCACACTCACCGATCTGATCCAGCCAAGCGAGGCTATGGGGCTCAATGTGGATGCAGCTATTCGGATGGAGGCGGCGAATTCACTGTGGGATCAGGGGGAGATGATTTCTTCCATTAGGATGCTGCAAGCTATTGACAAGGACTCGTCGTTGAAGAAGCAGACGATTCCTGTCAGTCGATCGGATTTGTTGGCCAAGATTGGGTTCCAGGTCTCGGTTGCTAGACTGGAGAGCCCGGATAGCACACAGAAGAAGTATCTTGAGCCGGCGCTGAAGGAGCTCAGGGGCAAGAATGAAGGCAAGGAGGCTGGACAGGTGTTTCACCAGTTTGCCATGTTTTGTGATGAGCAGCTCCAGAACCCGGATAGTTTGGAGGATTTGGCACGGCTGCAGAACCTCAAAAAGGGCAAGAGTGATGAGGTTGAGCAGCTGAAGCAGTTGATTTCAAGCTCGAGGGACTCGCAGACGAAGAGCAGGTACTCGAGTCACTTGGCGAAGGCTCGGCAGTGGCTCGATTTGGATCAGCAGGAGTTGAGAAGGGTTGAGCAGTCGAGGACTGAGTTTGTGAAGCTCAGTTTGGAGAACTATCTGCTATCTTTGGCCGCTTCGGATGAGCATAACAACGATGCGCTGCGGTTTACGGCTCTTTGGCTGGAGaggtcggaggaggatgctaCCAATGAGGCGGTCAAGAGGTACATTGGCAAGGTCCCGACTCGAAAGTTTGCGCCGTTGATGAACCAGCTTTCGTCTCGGGTACAGGATCAGAAGACTCTCTTCCAGAATGTGCTTATTGATCTCATTTATCGGATCTGTGTTGATCATCCCTATCACGGGATGTATCAGATCTGGTCTGGGGCGAGGACAAAGGTCAATAAGGACGACGATGTTGCGGTTTCCCGGCAAAAGGCGACGGATAGAGTTGCTAAGGCACTTACCAGGGCCGAGGCGGTGTCTGCCATCTGGCCGGCGATTGACCAGACAAGCAGGGTGTACCATATGCTCGCCATGGATCGGGACACGAACAGGTTCAAGCAAGGTTCCAAAATTGCCATCAAGGACTCTCAGCATGGGCCCAGCTTCCTCACGACGTTGTCAAAGTATAAGATTCCGCCGCCGACCATGCAGATGGAGCTGTCGCCTACGTGTGATTACAGCCATATCCCGATGATTGTCAAGTTTGATCCTTATATGGCTATTGCTTCTGGTGTGAGCGCGCCAAAGATTCTGACGGCGATTGGGTCGGATGGGAGACGGTACAAACAATTGGTCAAGGGGGGTAATGATGACTTGCGTCAGGATGCTATCATGGAGCAGGTTTTTGCTGCCGTGTCGGAGTTACTTAAACTTCATCGTACCACCCGCCAACGAAACCTGGGCATCAGGACGTACAAGGTTTTGCCGCTGACGTCCAGTTCGGGGTTGATTGAGTTTGTCTCGAATACTATACCTCTGCATGAGTATCTCATGCCCGCTCACGAGAAGTACCACCCCAAGGACCTCAAGGGGTCGCAATGCAGGAAGGAGATCTCGACGGCGCAGACAAAAACTACTGAGCACAGGATTGCGGTTTACCGCAGGGTCACGGAGAAGTTCCACCCGGTGATGAGGTACTTTTTTATCGAGTATTTCCCCGACCCTGACGAGTGGTTCCACAAGCGCACCGCCTATACGAGAACCACGGCGGCGATTTCCATGCTGGGCCATgtgctggggttgggtgaCAGACATGGGcacaacatcctcctcgacactAAGACTGGCGAGGTAGTCCACATTGATCTGGGCGTGGCGTTTGAAATGGGAAGAGTCCTGCCAGTCCCGGAACTGGTGCCGTTTAGGTTGACGAGGGACATTGTCGACGGGATGGGAATTACCAAGACCGAGGGTGTGTTTAGGAGGTGCTGCGAGTTTACGCTTGATGcgctgagggaggaggcggggagtATACAGACTGTTTTGGACTCGCTGAGGTTCGACACGTTGTATCAGTGGAGCATTAGCCCGGTGAGGATGGCCAAGCTGCAGCAGAatgcgagggaggaggaggatggggagaatgaggagaacgaggaggcggggggggagaagaagggggtcaAGGGGAACGTGAACGAGCCCAGCGAGGCGGATAGGGCGattgaggttgtcaagaagaagctgagcAAGACGTTGAGCGTGATGGCGACGGTGAATGATTTGATTGAGAAGGCGGGGAGTGTGGGGAATTTGGCGGTTTTGTATTCGGGGTGGGCTGCTTATGCTTGA
- the AOS1 gene encoding E1 ubiquitin-activating protein aos1 (COG:O; EggNog:ENOG503NZZ3) gives MEAPTSEPAGNPNGTGNTQSLTVPVMQENTNGSVPAPTSTISNGISADEIALYDRQIRLWGLKAQESIRNANILLITMKALANEIAKNLVLAGINSLTLCDHSPVLPSDLTSQFFLPSDRSPVGTNRAIAASTNIQRLNPRVSINIDTLDIRLKPPSYFSAFDIIIATDLDAPTLNLINTATRLNNRKFYAAGSHGMYGFLFSDLIEHDFIISRSISNVPTVVGPESPTRSIISSSPDPNDPKVENVTKRELFSTWLLASSSPLPAEILKSPRRKKVVTPILSCLRGLWEFESQFGIRPNPNDKAQLAQFTILCGEQHKALGLPAETLRSETLRAFLQNIGGEVSPVAAVLGGQLAQDVINVLGRTQQPIQNFVVFDGERSEAGVYALHPTEGELGRGLLPISGGQQQQQQQQQQQQQQQQQQQQQQMGSEKVIDLD, from the exons ATGGAGGCTCCAACCTCCGAACCAGCCGGCAACCCCAATGGCACTGGGAACACCCAGAGTCTCACAGTTCCTGTGATGCAAGAGAACACCAATGGATCTGTTCCAGCACCCACCTCGACCATATCAAATGGCATCAGCGCAG ATGAAATCGCCCTCTACGACCGACAAATCCGCCTCTGGGGTCTCAAAGCCCAAGAATCCATCCGCAAcgccaacatcctcctcataaCAATGAAAGCCCTCGCCAACGAAATCGCCAAAAACCTCGTCCTAGCCGGCATCAACTCCCTGACCCTCTGCGACCACTCCCCCGTCTTACCCTccgacctcacctcccaattcttcctcccctctgACCGCTCCCCAGTCGGCACCAACCgcgccatcgccgcctcaACCAACATTCAACGCCTTAACCCCCGCGTTAGTATTAACATCGACACCCTCGACATCCGCCTCAAACCCCCTTCCTACTTCTCCGCctttgacatcatcatcgccaccgaCCTCGACGCTCCCACCCTAAACCTAATCAACACAGCCACCCGCCTCAACAACCGCAAATTCTACGCGGCCGGCTCTCACGGGATGTACGGGTTCTTGTTCTCGGACCTCATCGAGCACGACTTCATCATCTCAAGATCCATCTCCAACGTCCCCACCGTGGTAGGACCGGAATCCCCCACAAGATCAatcatctcctccagccccgACCCCAACGACCCTAAAGTCGAAAACGTCACAAAACGAGAACTCTTTTCAACATGGCTACTGGCTagttcctcccccctcccagcggAAATTCTCAAATCCCCCCGCCGCAAAAAAGTGGTCACCCCTATTTTGTCTTGTCTACGAGGGCTCTGGGAGTTTGAATCGCAGTTTGGCATTCGGCCCAACCCGAATGATAAGGCGCAACTGGCGCAGTTTACGATTTTGTGCGGGGAGCAGCACAAGGCGCTTGGGCTGCCGGCTGAGACGCTGAGGAGCGAGACGTTGAGGGCGTTTTTGCAGAATATTGGGGGGGAGGTCTCGCCtgtggcggcggtgttgggggggCAGCTGGCGCAGGATGTGATTAATGTGCTTGGGAGGACGCAGCAGCCGATTCAGAACtttgtggtgtttgatggggagaggtCGGAGGCGGGGGTGTATGCGTTGCACCCGACcgagggggagttggggagggggttgttgcctATTAGTGGggggcagcaacagcaacagcaacagcaacagcaacagcaacagcaacagcaacagcagcagcagcagcagatggGGAGTGAGAAGGTTATTGATTTGgattga